Part of the Woronichinia naegeliana WA131 genome, ATAATAATAGTATAATAAAAACGGGCCGATGTCTAGTCTTAAACTATTTTTCTATTTTCTCAAAGCCTTACACCATAACTTTTTCCAACTTTGATCAGACGATACTAGTGCCGATAAACGACGAATCCGAATGTCAATTCTGGCTCTGGCTTGAGAATCGCGTAGATTTTTAAACCACTGAGAGTAGGTTTCGGTTTGACGGATTTCAATCATTTTTTAATTGTATCGCACCATTGCTCATCTTATTGGCAGAGGTTTAGAACAGGGATTAAGAGGGATTTAAGGAACGCACGAAGTATTTTTAAAGGGAAGTTAATCAAAAATTGGTGAAGTTTGTGTCATACATTTAGAGTAAGCTTAAGGTTTACACTCGAATCCTAAGCCAACTTGAATAAAATGAGAATCTTCCGTCAAAATATGTTGGATATTGAATTCCTGCATAACAACCATTGAGGATAAATCTGCAAAAGAAATTTTAGGTTTATCAATATATTTTAATCTTAATATTTGGGTTTGATTAAAGCGAGTTTCATTAATTTGAATTAGATGGAACTGCTCTGTTTTGAAGGCATTAGAAAGTTGCAACATTGCTTGTTTGGCTTGATAAGAATTTAAGCGTTTAAAAAATAAGGTAAATGTTTCATCAAGAACAAAAGTTGTGGTATAAATTAGCGTTTTCTCTGCAATTAGATTGTGATATAATTCTGCAACCTGTTCATGTTGACGTTCTCCCGCATCATTTAGCGTTAGCCAACCCCAAGTATCTATAAAAATACGATTATTCATAAAGGCTGTTATCTATATTCTGGGCTAGATTTCCATGAGTGTTAGCTCCAACAAAATCAATTAAGGGATCGCTTGTTTCTTGGGTTACAGAGGTTTTTGTTTGAACAGTTTGGATAAATTGTAATACTGTTTGAATTTGACGATCGCTGAGTTGGGAGATAGCTTCTAGAAGTTCTTGGCGCGGACTGGTGGAATACATAGCGTTGAAATGATTAATGTTTTTTCTATAGTAGCAAATAGTCAACAAAAAGCGATCGCACCATTGCTCATCTTATCAGGAGAGGGTTAGAACAGGGATTAAGAGAGATTTAAGGAGCGCACGGATTATTTTTAAAGGGAAGTTGATCAAAAATTGGTGAAGTTTCTGTAATCGGTTTTGTTTGTGTTTGGAGTGGGGGATGTTAGCTTGGCATAGGTAATAAAATTAAAAAATATAAATAACAGCAAAAAGGCGCATTTTATTTCATTAATGCACCCAGCGATCGCGGCGATTACACTACAAAAACCATTGGTTATCTTCTGGAGGATTTATCCCAAGGTATTCTGTATAAATTCGTTGTTTATATTCAAATCCAATTTCGTTTAGCGCATCAATAAATATTTGGTAAGTTCCGCTGCCCCCTATCTTTTCCCAAAATTCATCACCGATTAGCACAACTTCATCTGTATTCATATTAAACCATCTGGCTGGGAAACTCCATGAATAATTTGCTTTTGTTCCATAGGGGTTATACGGCAGTGCGTAGTAAGCTCCCATAACTTGACGTGGTTCCATACAATATAATTTTAATAATTTTTCCTTACTAACCTTTGTTTGATCACTATTTGGTAATGGGGCCTTTAACTCAAAAGAATAAGCCTCGCCAGTTGTTGTGTTCTTTGCATAAACATCACAAATAATCTTAACTGGTATAGTAGCCTGAGATTTATCCTCCAAAATATAAGATAATTCGGTATTCCAATCAGGTTTAACTTTTTTTTCGTTTACCTGACGATGTTCTAAATGATTCAAAATTTCCGTGATGCGTCTAAGTTTTTCTTCACTGATATTTCCCATAATTGGATATTGTCTTTCTCCATATCCTAAACCTTGATTTGCCGCTACTACAGCAAGCGTTTCCCAAATTTTTCCAAAAGTCGTAACAAAACGTCTTTCAAAATGAGAAGACTTAAATATCTCATCTGGCACTAAAGCAGCATATAAGGGTTTTTCTGCTCTGTGTTTATCTTTTAAAAATGGATCTTTTTCTAAAACCCGATAAAGAACACTATCCATCATCACTTTTATTACTGATTGAATTTCTGTTTTCATTGTTTTACCTACAATAGTGATAATTTTGCTGGAAGATTACTTTTTTTTCCAAATAAATACCGATTCATAGAATTCACTAGAACGACGACCTGTCCTACGATTTACTTGGCGTTGTAAAATAGCTTCTTCTTCAAGATTACACCTTTTTGCTATCTCAGAATATAAATTATATTTATCTGCTGCAATAATAATTAAATAACCACCAGCTTTCATAGATTTAGTAGCGTTATTTAAGACTTTTGCTATAGATTCTTGATACTCTAATTGCGCTTTTTTACTAGAACCTTTTTGAGCAGACCCAATTTCAAGTTCTTTATAATCTTCAAGGTTCAGAAGTTCGTAAGCATATTTGTGTTGTTGATGGTAATCAATTAAACCAACATAAGGAGGGCTTGTAATCACTCCATCAATTAATGGGATTTGTTCAACACGGCTATCAGTGTGAAAAGCGCAGGTGCTGGCATCAGTACGTAGTGAGTCAAATTTTTCAATTCGCTGAATTGTGTCAATACTGTATCTTTTTAAGAATTGATAAGCTGTTTCCGTAGGAGAGCAAATTCTGTTGTGTTTGTAGCACCAATAAGGTTTTATTTGTGGTTCTTTAGGAAAATCAAGATCAAAATGGGTTGTTAGACGTGCGGATCTTGCCGCTCTAGAAAGAATGATTTTAAGAAGGTCTTGATTCTTGTACTCCTTAATTAATTCTCGATAGGTTAATAATTCATGTCTAGAATTGGGAGCAAACCAATTCATTAAATAATCACCAGCCGCATGATGATTAAAGACGGTATAATCGTTATTCCAAAGAGATAGCTGATGACTTCCTGACTGAGTGATTTGCTCTGTCTTATTCAAAATATCAAAAATTTCTTGACGAACATTTTTTAGATTATAGTAATTAGTTTTTACTTTTGTCAACAAAATATTAAAAGCAGAAACATCGTAGCCGATAGAATTTATACCAAGTTCATTCGCCTGAACTAATGTCGTGCCAGAACCAGAAAATGGGTCTAAAATTGTTTGACCTGGACGGAAAAACTTTCTTAAAAAAATTTCAACTATTTGTGGGATAAACTTACCTAGATAAGGATGCAAGCGATGGACGTGCTTAGTTCTTTCTTTTTCAGGTAGATCACTTTCTGTCCAATTCAAATTTAGTTCTGCCAAATGAGTAGCAAAGGTAACATTTTGGGGGATACTAGGCTTACCCTTTCCCAAATAAATTGAGACCGACTGTCTTGTGCTGGAACGTACATCGTTTTTAAGATTGTTAAAAGTACTGACCATATTTATTTAACTTTTGTTATCACTTCGATAGTCATTATACGCTATTTTATCTTGAAATTAACTGTGTGTTAATAAATCACAATTCTTAAATGGGTAAGGTCTATCAGCGAAGTCGTTAGCGATCGCCGCTCCCCAAGCCAGACTTTTCTCCATGATTAGAGATTCCTCTCGCGAATCTGGTAAATGAGTATTAATGAAACAGCTTGCTTTATCCTTGGCAACAGTACCATTTGAGCCATCCCCTTAAAAAGATAGGAGAAAACGATTTATGCAAGATGTTTAATTATGGATTTCTAGCCAATAATGCTAAAATCAAAAAGCGATGAATAGATAAACAAACGTTAGGAGATTGACAATTATGTTTGATCGAATTACCTTTAATCCTCAGATCATGGGAGGACGAGCTTGTATTCGTGGTATGAGAATCACCGTATCGTTGGTAGTAAGTCTTGTCGCCAATGGATTAACCTCAACCGAAATTATTCAGGAATATCCTGATTTAGAATTAGAAGATATTCAAGCTGCGCTGCAATATGTCGCCTTTTTAGCTAATGAAGAGATTCATCCCGTCATCAACGAGGCTGCTGCATGAAATTTGTGGCAGATATGGGAGTGTCAATGACCGTAGTTCAGGCATTGAGAGAGCAAAATTATGATGCAATTCATCTTCGAGAACAAGGACTTCAGCGACTCCCCGATCCTACAATTTTGATTAAAGCAAAACAGGAAAACCGAATTATTCTGACATTTGACCTGGATTTTAGTGAACTTTTGGCTATTAATCGGGAAAATTTACCCGGCGTTGTTATCTTTCGTCTTCAAAAAACAATCCCCCATTTTGTTGCCGATCGCCTATTAGAATCGTTGCCATTGTACAAAGAAAACTTAATTCAAGGAGCTATTTTGATTATTGAAGATAGCCGTTATCGCTTACGTCATTTGCCAATTTAAACTAGGGATAAAAACGCTACAAGTTCCACTATTGAACGTTGAAGATTAGCGATCACTTTTGTTTTAATTGGTAGCTTATCTAGCGATCGCCCCTTATCCTCATCCCCCCAAGCCAGACTTTTCCCCCTAATTAGAGATTCTTATCGCGAATCCGAATAAATGGTATTGCCAAATGATTCACCTTGCTCTATGATAAGTCTCACAAGATAACTAAAAGTCTATGGTGATAAGGGAAACTCACTCACCGTAAGCATTCCATCTATTTCCGACTGAGAGAAAATCCATGTTAGAGAGCCTCAGCCAGGTCGTCTGGCTAGTACCTTGTTATGCCCTATTAGGGGCAGTTTTAGCCATACCCTGGTCGCCAGGCATCATTCGCCAAACGGGGCCGAGACCTGCTGGTTATATTAGCATTGCCATGACCGCGATCGCCCTAGTGCATAGTTTATTAGCATTGAAATTTATCTGGGATAAACCCGCCATTGACCTATCCTTTCCCTGGTTACACGCCGCAAACTTAGATATTAGCCTCGACTTTGAAGTATCCGCCGTCAATGTGGCCGCTCTGGTCTTAATTACAGGCTTAAACCTCGCCGCGCAAATCTATGCGGTGGGCTATCTGGAGATGGATTGGGGCTGGGCCAGATTTTTCTCCCTCATGGCTCTCTTTGAGGCGGGACTTTGCACCCTAGTACTGTGTGACTCCCTTTTCTTTAGCTATGTCGTACTAGAAATATTGACTTTGGGAACCTATATGCTGATTGGCTATTGGTTCAACCAATCCCTGGTAGTGACGGGCGCGAGGGATGCCTTTTTGACTAAACGGGTGGGAGATTTAATCCTACTGATGGGGGTCGTGGCCTTGCTGCCGTTGGCGGGAACTTGGAACTATCACGGTTTAGCAGCTTGGGCGGCCACCGCTAATCTTGACCCGACCTTGGCGACCTTACTCTGTCTAGCTTTGATTGCTGGCCCCCTCGGTAAATGCGCTCAGTTTCCCTTGCATCTTTGGTTAGATGAGGCAATGGAAGGCCCCCTACCTGCTACCGTTTTGCGTAATACCTTAGTTGTGGCCACAGGTGCTTGGGTATTAGTTAAAATTCAACCGATTTTAACTCTTTCTCCCCTAGCGTTAACGGTAATGATGGCCATTGGGGCAACTACGGCGATCGGGGCTTCCTTAATTGCGATCGCCCAGATAGATATTAAACGCTCCTTGTCCTATACCGTTAGTGCGTTCATGGGATTAATATTTATTGCGGTGGCAACGGGCGAAACTAATACAGCCTTGCAATTAATCTTAACCTATACCCTCGCCATGGCCATCTTAGTCATGTGTGTAGGTGGCATTGTTTGGAATAACGTAACCCAGGATTTAACCCAATATGGTGGGCTTTGGTCGCGTCGTCCGATCTCTGCCTTAAGTTATCTAGCGGGCATTGTTTCCTTAATTGCTTTACCTCCCTTTGGCAACTTTTGGGCTTGGTTGAAATTAGCGGAAACATGGAATGAACAAAACCCCATTTTATTAGGTGTTTTATTATTTGTTAATACCCTCACAGCCTTTAGTGTCACCCGTGAATTTTGTTTGATATTTGGCGGTAAACCGAAACCGATGACTGTGCGATCGCCTGAAGCATTATGGCCCTTAGTTGTGCCGATGGTGATTACCGTAGGCTTTTCTTTACATAGCCCCTTAATTTTAAAACAATGGCATTTATTACCCGATTTTGCCGATATTAACTTGACTTTTACTAGCATTTTAATTGCCTCTAGTTTAATTGGTATTAGTAGTTCCGCTTTTATCTATCTTAATCCCGCCATTGCTAAACCGATTCAGTTACCCATTAAACCTCTACAAGATTTCTTTGCCTACGATCTTTATACCGCCCAAATCTACAAAGTCACTATCGTGGCGATCGTCGGAGGAATTTCCTACATTGTTAATTGGTTTGACAAATTTATTGTGGATGGATTCGTTAATTTAGTTGGCGTAGTAACTCTTTTTAGTGGTCAAAGTCTGAAATACAATGTTACAGGGCAAACCCAATTTTATGTCCTTTCCATTGTCTTAGGATTAACCCTCATTGGAGCCTTATTAAGCTATCCTTTCCTTCATCAATTTTTCTAATTATTATATTCTCCCCCCTTTTTAAGGGGGGCTGGGGGGGATAACAGGGCAAACGCATCTTATTTTTGAACGATAGGCTAGGTAAAGGTTTCAGTGATCATGATTGATTTTTTATGAAACGCTAAAAGGCTTGTCAAATAAAGGGGCTAGAATTTAGATGCGTTCGCCCTGGGGGGGGATAATTTTTAAGGGGGGCTGGGGGGATCAAATACGGTATCATCAGTTCTAGCTCATTATTAACCTCAACTATTCCCAAAAGAACCAATGTCGAAATTTAACCCTATCAATCGCCGTCATCTGCTCCAATACGGAGGTGGTTTTATCGGAACCAGCTTAATGGCAACAGTCTTAGGCTCTAATCTCATTAATGCTCCCGTTGCTAATGCTCAAAATAAAGACATTACGCCCGATGAAGCCCTTAAAAAGTTAGTGGAAGGGAATGATCGCTTTGTAAACCAAAAACGCACCAATCGCAATCAAACGAAAGAACGTTTAGTCGAAGTCGCCAAGGGACAAGAACCCTTTGCCGCCATTTTAGGTTGTGCCGATTCTCGCGTACCAGGTGAGATTGTTTTTGATCAAGGTTTGGGTGATTTGTTCGTCTGTCGTGTGGCGGGTAATATCGCCACCCCTGAAGACGTTGGCAGCCTAGAATTTGGAACCTTAGTGTTAGGCGCGAAAGTTCTAGTGGTTATGGGTCACACCAGTTGTGGAGCCGTTAAAGCTGCGATTCAAGGGGGAGAATTACCAGGCTCCATTGGTAGTCTCATTAAGAGTATTGATATTGGTAGTGTCGCTCCAAAAAGTGAGGTGCCTGGCGATGTAGATAAAGCTGCTCAAGCTAATGTTAATCATCAGGTTGAAACCTTAAAAAAATCACCTATTCTGAGTGATTTAATTGCTAAAGATAAACTGAAAATTGTCGGAGCTTACTATGACTTAGATACGGGCAAGGTTGCTATCCTAAGTTAGTAAAAGACAAGCAAAAAAACTGGGCGCAAGCCTTGCGCCCCTACCATAAACTTTTAATTTATGGTCTCCCGCCTCCCCGTCTCCCTCATCTAAAATAACTATGCTAACAACCTTATTAATCATTCCCCTGATCGGAGCCTTAATTGTCGGTTTTTTCCCAGGCAATTTAGAAGCTAAGAAATTACGTCAAATTACTGAAGTTTTTGCCGTTATCACCCTTTTTTGGTCACTATATTTACTCTCTCGATTTGATTTAAGTAATCCTCAGTTTCAATTCCAAGAATATTTCCCCTGGATTCCCCAACTAGGTTTAACCTATAGCCTGGGAGTAGATGGTCTTTCCTTACCGTTAATTATTCTCAATGGTCTGTTAACAGGGGTGGCGATTTACAGTATTGGCCCTAACTTAGATCGATCGCGGCTTTATTATGCCTTAATTTTATTTATCAATGCGGGTATTTCAGGGGCTTTAATGGCAGAAAATTTATTACTGTTCATTATTTTCTATGAACTAGAACTCATCCCTTTTTACCTGATGATTGCTATTTGGGGCGGCGAAAAACGAGGTTATGCTTCCATTAAGTTTTTACTTTATACCGCCATTTCTGGATTGCTAGTATTAGCTGCCTTTCTAGGCATTGGTCTGCTCGGTAATCAAGGTTTATTTGACTACGGTTCTATCTCCACAGGAGTTTTCTCTGAGCAAACTAAATATCTATTATTAATTCTGATTTTAGTGGGTTTTGGAATTAAGATTCCCCTCGTTCCTTTGCATACTTGGCTCCCTGATGCCTATACTGAAGCGTCTCCTGCCACTGCCATTTTATTGGGGGGAATTTTAGCCAAATTAGGAACCTATGGTGTGATTCGTTTTGGGTTACAACTGTTTCCTGAAACATGGGCAAGCCTCTCTCCCATTCTGGCCATTATTGGTACTATTACGGTTATGTATGGAGCTTTAGCGGCGATCGCTCAACGAGATATTAAACGCATGGTTGCCTACAGTTCCATCGGTCACATGGGTTATATCTTAGTAGCGGCGGCAGCCGGCACAGAATTAAGCGTACTAGGAGCCGTTGCTCAAATGATTAGTCACGGCTTAATTTTAGCCCTCCTATTTCACCTCGTTGGCATCGTTGAACGTAAGGCTGGAACCCGCGATTTAGATGTTTTAAATGGGCTAATGAATCCCATTCGAGGATTACCCTTAACCAGTGCTTTATTAATTACCGCAGGTATGGCCAGCGCAGGTATTCCAGGCTTAGTCGGATTTGTTTCTGAATTTATTGTTTTTCAGGGAAGTTTTACCGCTTTTCCTATCCCGACTTTATTGTGTATTTTGGCTTCAGGTTTAACAGCCGTTTATTTTGTTATCTTGCTAAACCGTACTTGCTTTGGCAAACTGGATAATAAATTGGCCTACTATCCTAAAGTTTTACCTTCAGAAAATATCCCCGCTTTAGTCTTAACCGCTATTATTTTCTTTCTTGGCATTCAACCCAACTTTTTAGTTAAATGGATTCAACCTACAACGGATCATTTAATTGCTCAAACTCCCATTGTTGAATATTCCCAACAAATTGCCGAAAAACCTTAAAAAAATTCGCCTCTCTTTAAGGCAAGCTCAAAAAAAATCTATTCCCCCCTTTTTAAGGGGGGCTAGGGGGGATCAAAACGCCCTCACAATGTACATTTATTTTAAACATAAAACCTATGACCGCCACCTTAATCGCTCCTAAAATTGCGCCATCTAAGCATCCCCACGCCGATGTGATTCATCGTCTCGAAGCAGGTGGATCAATGCTGCCTGATACCCCTGAAAACTTGATGCAAATTATCGGTATCTATAAAGCCTACGCGGTGCCGATGGACTTTTATTGGCGAGATTTATTGTATATTGCCGAGCAGGTTTTTCTGGAGCCTTTACCCTTTTTCAAATACTTTTTACCCCAGGAATATCTAGACTTAGAAAATCACTATGCCGGGGATAATGCCGATCTCAGAATTTGGCGAGGTCGGGGTACAGCCCATCCCGAATTATTAGAATTTATGGAAAAGGGGAAAACCCGAAAAATGCCCAAATTATTCCATCATTTATGGCACGATCGCATCAATATGGAATTTGCCGAAGCCTGTATGCAAGCGATGTTATGGCATGGTCGGGATATGGGCTGGGGATTATTTGATGGCTATTTAGATAGTGATGAATATAAAGCCAATGCGGATCGGGCGATTAAGGCTTATTTTAAATACAATCCGCCCATGTTAGCCCTCTATAAACTTTTTCCAGAAATGTTTTTAGAGCAAGTGCGAATGATGTCCTATTATTCCAATTTAGGATTATTTTGGGAAGTAATGGCTCCTGTCTTTTTTGAAATGTCGGATATTTACGATGAAGGCGGTTTTAAGGGCGTTCCTGATGCGATGAATTTCTTAGTTAATGGTATCTTTGCGATCGCGGGTCGTCCCATTTATCATCGTGTGAATATTCGCGGTGAATGGTTTGATATTATTCCCAAATCTAAGGGGTTTACCTGGCTCTATGAAGCGGCATTACCCTATGTGGAAGCGGTCTTTTATCGCACTTCACCTTTCCGAGGCACAAAATCCTATAATGCCCAGGCTAAACAGGTTCCTGAAAACCAAAAAGATTTTCACTATGGCATTTTATACGCCGATGTTTTTCCAGTAGGAACGGCAGGCATTCCACCCACTTTATTGATGGATGATATGTATCATTTTCTGCCCGATTATTTGGTTAAATATTATCAAGAACATTGTCGTGGAGAGGAAGATGTGCTGATTCAATTAGGGATTACCTTTCAGCGATCGATGTACAATGTTACTTCGGCAGTAATTCAAGCCTTACGAACGGCTTTGTTATATCCCTTAGATGATCCTAACCCCCGACATTTAGAGAAAAATCGTCAATTTTTTGAAGCGCAAATAGATCGTTTCCTCCGTCCCGAAGCCCGTTTACGGGATATTCAAAGTCCGAATTATCGTTAGAGAAGTCCCCCTTTTTAAGGGGGATTTAGGGGGATCAATCTTAAATCTATTGAGTTCATTGAGTTCTATTATTAAGAATTAAAATCGACTTTTTCTTGAAAACAATGAAAACTCCTGTCTTTACAACTTCAATTTTATCCTTCTTAGCCCCCTTTAAAAGGCCATCCATCACACAAAATTGGTGAAAGCCTTAATGTAAGTTGATCCCCCCTAGCCCCCCTTAAAAAGGGGGGAATCGTTAGTAAACCTTAAGTAAGAGAAAAAATTATGCCTGATATTGTTGATATTGCTGTTAGTAACGAAGGATTTTCTACCCTAGTGACCGCCGTTAAAGCTGCCAACTTAGTCGAAACCTTAAAAAGTCCTGGCCCCTTTACCGTTTTTGCTCCGACCGATGATGCTTTTGCCAAACTTCCCCCTGGAACAATTACCACACTAGTACAAAATATCCCCCAATTAACTCGTATTTTATGTTTTCACGTTGCCCCAGGCAAATTAATGAAAGCTGATTTGGAAAAATTATCATCGGTAACATCTGTGGAAGGTTCACCCATTTCTCTAGATTTCACTGAAGCTTTTGAAGTCAAAAATGCCACTGTTGTTGCGGCGGATATTGAGGCAGATAATGGCGTTATCCATGTAATTGATAATGTTATTTTAATGGGTTAAGTTGTTGAGGTGAACCTCAAGATGGAACGTCTCGCTGATCAAGGTTGAAAGACGATCGCCCCTTGAGGCAATTGGACAAACATGGGAAGATAGGAAGGATTGTGCTTTTCTCCCCTGTATTTAGTCCTCTATTTTCACCAATCCCCTATGCAATGTCGTGTCTGTGATTCCACCC contains:
- a CDS encoding PIN domain-containing protein, which produces MNNRIFIDTWGWLTLNDAGERQHEQVAELYHNLIAEKTLIYTTTFVLDETFTLFFKRLNSYQAKQAMLQLSNAFKTEQFHLIQINETRFNQTQILRLKYIDKPKISFADLSSMVVMQEFNIQHILTEDSHFIQVGLGFECKP
- a CDS encoding DUF433 domain-containing protein; the protein is MFDRITFNPQIMGGRACIRGMRITVSLVVSLVANGLTSTEIIQEYPDLELEDIQAALQYVAFLANEEIHPVINEAAA
- a CDS encoding NAD(P)H-quinone oxidoreductase subunit F encodes the protein MLESLSQVVWLVPCYALLGAVLAIPWSPGIIRQTGPRPAGYISIAMTAIALVHSLLALKFIWDKPAIDLSFPWLHAANLDISLDFEVSAVNVAALVLITGLNLAAQIYAVGYLEMDWGWARFFSLMALFEAGLCTLVLCDSLFFSYVVLEILTLGTYMLIGYWFNQSLVVTGARDAFLTKRVGDLILLMGVVALLPLAGTWNYHGLAAWAATANLDPTLATLLCLALIAGPLGKCAQFPLHLWLDEAMEGPLPATVLRNTLVVATGAWVLVKIQPILTLSPLALTVMMAIGATTAIGASLIAIAQIDIKRSLSYTVSAFMGLIFIAVATGETNTALQLILTYTLAMAILVMCVGGIVWNNVTQDLTQYGGLWSRRPISALSYLAGIVSLIALPPFGNFWAWLKLAETWNEQNPILLGVLLFVNTLTAFSVTREFCLIFGGKPKPMTVRSPEALWPLVVPMVITVGFSLHSPLILKQWHLLPDFADINLTFTSILIASSLIGISSSAFIYLNPAIAKPIQLPIKPLQDFFAYDLYTAQIYKVTIVAIVGGISYIVNWFDKFIVDGFVNLVGVVTLFSGQSLKYNVTGQTQFYVLSIVLGLTLIGALLSYPFLHQFF
- a CDS encoding site-specific DNA-methyltransferase produces the protein MGKGKPSIPQNVTFATHLAELNLNWTESDLPEKERTKHVHRLHPYLGKFIPQIVEIFLRKFFRPGQTILDPFSGSGTTLVQANELGINSIGYDVSAFNILLTKVKTNYYNLKNVRQEIFDILNKTEQITQSGSHQLSLWNNDYTVFNHHAAGDYLMNWFAPNSRHELLTYRELIKEYKNQDLLKIILSRAARSARLTTHFDLDFPKEPQIKPYWCYKHNRICSPTETAYQFLKRYSIDTIQRIEKFDSLRTDASTCAFHTDSRVEQIPLIDGVITSPPYVGLIDYHQQHKYAYELLNLEDYKELEIGSAQKGSSKKAQLEYQESIAKVLNNATKSMKAGGYLIIIAADKYNLYSEIAKRCNLEEEAILQRQVNRRTGRRSSEFYESVFIWKKK
- a CDS encoding fasciclin domain-containing protein, producing the protein MPDIVDIAVSNEGFSTLVTAVKAANLVETLKSPGPFTVFAPTDDAFAKLPPGTITTLVQNIPQLTRILCFHVAPGKLMKADLEKLSSVTSVEGSPISLDFTEAFEVKNATVVAADIEADNGVIHVIDNVILMG
- a CDS encoding CO2 hydration protein, with translation MTATLIAPKIAPSKHPHADVIHRLEAGGSMLPDTPENLMQIIGIYKAYAVPMDFYWRDLLYIAEQVFLEPLPFFKYFLPQEYLDLENHYAGDNADLRIWRGRGTAHPELLEFMEKGKTRKMPKLFHHLWHDRINMEFAEACMQAMLWHGRDMGWGLFDGYLDSDEYKANADRAIKAYFKYNPPMLALYKLFPEMFLEQVRMMSYYSNLGLFWEVMAPVFFEMSDIYDEGGFKGVPDAMNFLVNGIFAIAGRPIYHRVNIRGEWFDIIPKSKGFTWLYEAALPYVEAVFYRTSPFRGTKSYNAQAKQVPENQKDFHYGILYADVFPVGTAGIPPTLLMDDMYHFLPDYLVKYYQEHCRGEEDVLIQLGITFQRSMYNVTSAVIQALRTALLYPLDDPNPRHLEKNRQFFEAQIDRFLRPEARLRDIQSPNYR
- a CDS encoding NADH-quinone oxidoreductase subunit M, with protein sequence MLTTLLIIPLIGALIVGFFPGNLEAKKLRQITEVFAVITLFWSLYLLSRFDLSNPQFQFQEYFPWIPQLGLTYSLGVDGLSLPLIILNGLLTGVAIYSIGPNLDRSRLYYALILFINAGISGALMAENLLLFIIFYELELIPFYLMIAIWGGEKRGYASIKFLLYTAISGLLVLAAFLGIGLLGNQGLFDYGSISTGVFSEQTKYLLLILILVGFGIKIPLVPLHTWLPDAYTEASPATAILLGGILAKLGTYGVIRFGLQLFPETWASLSPILAIIGTITVMYGALAAIAQRDIKRMVAYSSIGHMGYILVAAAAGTELSVLGAVAQMISHGLILALLFHLVGIVERKAGTRDLDVLNGLMNPIRGLPLTSALLITAGMASAGIPGLVGFVSEFIVFQGSFTAFPIPTLLCILASGLTAVYFVILLNRTCFGKLDNKLAYYPKVLPSENIPALVLTAIIFFLGIQPNFLVKWIQPTTDHLIAQTPIVEYSQQIAEKP
- a CDS encoding TdeIII family type II restriction endonuclease — its product is MKTEIQSVIKVMMDSVLYRVLEKDPFLKDKHRAEKPLYAALVPDEIFKSSHFERRFVTTFGKIWETLAVVAANQGLGYGERQYPIMGNISEEKLRRITEILNHLEHRQVNEKKVKPDWNTELSYILEDKSQATIPVKIICDVYAKNTTTGEAYSFELKAPLPNSDQTKVSKEKLLKLYCMEPRQVMGAYYALPYNPYGTKANYSWSFPARWFNMNTDEVVLIGDEFWEKIGGSGTYQIFIDALNEIGFEYKQRIYTEYLGINPPEDNQWFL
- a CDS encoding DUF5615 family PIN-like protein encodes the protein MGVSMTVVQALREQNYDAIHLREQGLQRLPDPTILIKAKQENRIILTFDLDFSELLAINRENLPGVVIFRLQKTIPHFVADRLLESLPLYKENLIQGAILIIEDSRYRLRHLPI
- a CDS encoding carbonic anhydrase; its protein translation is MATVLGSNLINAPVANAQNKDITPDEALKKLVEGNDRFVNQKRTNRNQTKERLVEVAKGQEPFAAILGCADSRVPGEIVFDQGLGDLFVCRVAGNIATPEDVGSLEFGTLVLGAKVLVVMGHTSCGAVKAAIQGGELPGSIGSLIKSIDIGSVAPKSEVPGDVDKAAQANVNHQVETLKKSPILSDLIAKDKLKIVGAYYDLDTGKVAILS